In candidate division Zixibacteria bacterium HGW-Zixibacteria-1, one genomic interval encodes:
- the cas2 gene encoding CRISPR-associated endonuclease Cas2, with protein MHYIVTYDIADNKTRLKTSKILDDYGDRVQESVFELPNLDVKIWNKCLNRLEKQVILGDGDSIRIYILCEGCRQRTIVLGIGVKPFDDPDVIVI; from the coding sequence ATGCACTATATTGTGACTTACGATATTGCGGATAATAAGACGCGTCTTAAAACCTCGAAAATCCTCGATGATTACGGAGACCGTGTTCAGGAATCTGTTTTTGAATTGCCCAATCTGGATGTTAAAATATGGAATAAATGTCTGAATCGACTGGAAAAACAGGTTATTCTGGGTGATGGCGATTCCATACGTATTTATATATTATGTGAGGGGTGTCGGCAGAGAACCATTGTTCTTGGAATCGGGGTCAAGCCGTTTGATGATCCTGATGTTATTGTTATATAG